tcctcaaagggagaggaggccttagcccagcagtgggaaatttacaggctgttaatgtataaaaaatgtaaacaaggTTTGTCTATCTTTACTCCGTCCTTGGTTTGAATAAACTATACTATGAGTATTTATGGAGCGCTCCTATTAAAATGAACACAAAACCGGAATTAGaaaagtatgttttaattatttaaattagcagATTTAGGGTAACCATCTGatcataagataaataaataaatattggacaacatcacatacatcactctgatcccaatgtgagtagctaaagaactcgtgttatggaagatcagaagtaacgacggcaccgcaaacgcccagacccaagacaacatagaaaactaatgaactctttctacatcgaatcggccgggaaccgaacccgggatctcggagtggcgtacctatggaaaccggtgtacacactactcgaccacggaggtcgtcagataGACAGAAGATAAGTCAATGCCATTGATAAACAATCAATTCAacacgccaccaaccttgagaactaaggtTTTATATCCCATGCGCCTGGAGTTACTCAGCTCACCCTTCAACCCAGAACAccataatactaagtatttctgtgaCGATAGAATATATCATAAGGCATAGATTTAAATTCGttggtgcaagcccgtctgggtaggtaccacccactcatcagatattctaccgccaaacagcagtactcagtattgttgtgttccggtttgaagggtcagtgagccagtgtaactacaggcacaagggacgtaacatcttagttcccaaggttggtggcgcattggtgatgtaaggaatggttaatatttctcacagcgcctttgtctacgggcggtggtgaccacttgctcgtccgcctaccgatatcacaAAAAAGGGCACATAGCTGTAGACGCAATGTTCATTGAAAGATTGCTATTAGCAAACTAATcattaggaaaaaaataattcaacctTTCGATAATACGATTATGATCCTTGTGGGTATTAGTAATAAGGATAAATTACCACTAcgaatattttcaacttttgtCCTAGAAGCCCTGACTCTAGTATCAAGTATACCCGATCCCCTTCCTTCAAAATACATGCAAATTCTTAAGCGAAGCCGATGGATATTATATACATGACTACAATATTAGttgattagttattattttgtgtaatgatgtgtttttaaaataacactaaataaattattctgctAACCGTCCGAATTGACGACGGATAGCAAAACAgttacaaaaattattttttttttcgtttctttaTATGAAGGCAGCAAAATATGACGCTTCGATGGTAGGTCACAACTGAATGGTGCATAGTATGATTAAAATGAGTTAAATTCTTATGACATTTCACTATACCAATATTCAAGTTTGGCGGTACTAtcacaaaaacaattacatCATAATTACAAATCTAATTGATTCACAGATTTTTAGCTTCGGAAAACAATTTAACTCCacaaaaaaaccaataaaaaaaaaacaactgattttaaatttattaatattttttataaaaccataGAGAACACACCTACCATCATTGAAACACACGTAAAACACGACacaacacaaaattatattagtcaATCTTAATATTAAGCATTTCATTAAATCAATGCTTTCCTGTAAGAACTCACGTCGTATCTCACGTGACATTACGACTTTTTAACGAGTATAAAATTTAACCGTTAGAATTAAAGTCACCTTTTTATATTTCACGTCAGCGCGAGTCTCGAGTTGGTTCTCACAGAACAGCTGTATAGGTCGAGGTCTTACCTTGCGGCGCTCCGTAGCCGGGGGCGCCGTACGCGGGCGGGGCGCCGTACGCGCCGTACGCGGGCGGTTCCGACTGGAAGTATCATAGAACACatcttaatacttatattattaaaaaagcataATATTCAACACAGGATTATACAGATGCTAGAACAGCGTGGACCTAATACTcgtcgacttccaggcaggagacataacatacatataaaattgtatttggctaacatgactgtatttttagatgttgaaaaagagtaactaccgagtttcgtgccggttcttctcggtagaatatacattccgaaccggcggtagcttcacttaatagttctgtaaaatgacgattcaaatgtactGCTgctgtaaaagtctacttgaatgaagcatattttaatttttattaagttgtaatatacctatatatcctgtattattactatatactattattggagcagcgtggtggaatatgctccaaaccttctcctcaaagggagaggaggccttagcccagcagtgggaaatttacaggctgtcaaTGCAAAAAATGTAATCCTGTATTAAAACCGAAGAATACTCCTAGCTCTTCCATCAACAATATAATCTTGGATAACAtagatgaatattttatttctgctaTGTAACTCACCATATACATCTGGCTTGGTGGTGGCTGTTCGCCTTCGAAGCCAATGAACTGCATCATCACGTCACCGTCGATGGTCAAGTGGGAGATGCGCTGGAACGGCAGGCGGTGAGGGAACTCGCAGAAGTGGACGCCGTTGAGAGCGATCTGTAATAAcagtatattaagaaataatttatacagaaCTGACTTCGTTCGCTTGGAGTTCAGTTGTGACgaagaacttaaaaaaaaaaaaaaagaaacgacgGTAAGTTTTATCCATATTacttataatgataattaaataaataaatataaataaatattggacaacatcacatacatcactctgatcccaatgtaagtagctaaagcacttttggaaaatcagaagtaacgacggtaccacaaacactcagacccaagacaacatagaaaactaaactctttctacatcgactcggccgggaatcgaacccgggacctcggagtggcgtacccatgaaaaccggtgtacacactactcgaccacggaggtcgtcgagaACTTGTGTCCAACCTTTTGATATCCACTCTAAGGGATTATAAGGGGGCCTATGTCCTTGGAGTTAAAGCTTGCGTCATAtgaaatttcaacaaaaaatcGAGTCATTGCTTTAGAAGTGAAAGCACGACAGgcgacagagttactttcgaaaaATTAATTCGGAAATTTTACTCAATAATACAGTTTTTCTAGAAGCTACggggaaaccggctgtcatggtatgggcatgttatgcggaggaagaaggaccatgttgtgagggaCCATGAGTCTTGGGcatggatggatatagaggtaggggacgacccaagaaacgatgaaTGGATTATGTGAGACGAAATGGttagaatgttacttgtgagatgacgtccgacagagaagtatggaagaagacatgccgaccccaagtaaaattgggataagggccgGAGGATGATCATGATACAGTTTTTCTAACTTTGCCGCTCTGTTGTTACCCACTGACCGGGCATATCGTCACACTGTTAAACTTTTACTAAgctcaacaaaatattattaaaaaaaaaaacaaatattcatgATTATTTATCAATCACTTGATGTTTTCTGACGATTTTAGCCAAGGCAGCTGTTCCCAAAGGAGACTAGCTCACCACGTAGGTCGTATAATTGTGCATAAATGTGTGTCCAAACACAGATGCACACCCTATTCCCACAGTCCAATAATCACTAGGCCGTATACGATAGCTACTAGAACAAATGAGCGAGATACCGGGATCAAAACGATGGGAGTTTTTGAACGGCGTGAGACTCTTCCCTAAAAACGAGTATACAATCGACTTACACTACGACTCTGTCATATTTGATGGAGGTTTTCGCTGGCACGTTCGGGAACTCCAGCTAATTCTAATTCATTGCTCAGGTGTTGTTGCGCTTGCACGTTAAGCTCTTTTTGTAAATCGGACACCTTTCCTTCGAGAGTTTTAACCTCGGCGTCACGAGTTTCTTGAAGTTTTATGCGATTTTCGTTGATTGCTATAGACGATCCCAGTTCTTCAAGTCTTGTTTGGCAGCAGTTTAGTGAGGCCGTGGCAGCCtcgagatttatttttaatgaagagATTTCTCTTGTAAGAAGGCGGACCTCATCTGCCAGTTCCTTTACCTCGGAGTTAACGTACGTGTCGCAGTGAGAAGTATCCGTCTTTTTCCTCAAGGTAATGTTCTCTTCCGTAGAGCGTATCGGAGTGGAGCTATTATCACCTCCCTTTCTATGCGAAGCACAACAGTCTGGgcatttccatatatttttcttgtctGATAATGCAGTTGTATTAATGCACGACGTGCAGAAACTTTTTTCGCAGGCAGTATTTGAACATTAACGAGCCAagatggccgagtggttagaacgcgtgcatcttaaccgatgatttcgggttcaaacccaggcaggcacaactgaatttacatgtgcttaatttgtttataattcatctcgtgctcggcggtgaaggaaaacatcgtgaggaaacctgcatgtgtctaatttcaacgaaattctgccacatgtgtattccaccaacccgcattggagcagcgtggtggaatgtgctccataccttctcctcaacgggagaggaggccttagcccagcagtgggaaatttacaggctgattatgttatgttatgttatgtatttgaacattttatacgGTTCGCTTCTCTTGTGGTTTTAATACAGCCTGAACATTTCattgtcttataataaaattgaaaagaaaaataaataaataaaattatattgttaagtcGCGCTGGTCAGTAGAGTATCGTAATACCGGGGTTTGATCCTGTGTCCTGGCAATGGACGTGAACAAAACTATCACAATCCAGCGGTACGCACAAATTGCTATGCGGAACTCGTGGTACTTCGCGAAAGTAAGTGTAGTGTTTTCCAATGTATCAGTGACTGATGTGACGGGTTAATGAACTTTGTTTAGAGTTTATTGAACCCACAGAAACGACACTTTAAGTTACCTTGAATCGACTTGCAACAgtttttcgtattatttttgttttctgtaTAGCActgatgtatatattatacttacttgTAACTCCAAGTTTacgtatttaatgtaaatatctaCTCACTGATagtaattcaaattcaaaaacttTTCCCGACTCAAATTAAAAGCACAGCTTAACAACACGTCTACATACCGACCGAACTTGTAATAGACAGAGGATAGATATGACTTACCTTAAATGACTGAGTATCACAAAGTACAAGAGCCTCAAACGGCTGCCCCCTAACCAGCGGCATGCCACCGTTAGTCTCCTCCACGCCCCAGTTCATGGCCGTCAAGTGGTTCCTGACCACGCACATCTCGACGAAACGGAAGTTCAGATGCATGGCTATGTCATCACGTGGGTCCGTATTGGGGCCGCATTGGAAGTTGATAGCAAACCTGGTAACGAAACGTTAGAATCGTATCCGATAACAATGGAAGGACTTAAGATAAACAACcctaatattaacatattccaTTCGATTTACTAATAATTCCATTGTAGCCGAGATAGCCAtatttgagagccgagatggcccagtggttagaacgcgtgcatcttaaccgatgatttcgggttcaaacccaggcaggcaccactgaatttacatgtgcttaatttgtttataattcatctcgtgctcggcggtgaaggaaaacatcgtgaggaaacctgcatgtgtctaatttcaacgaaattctgacacatgtgtattccaccagcccgcattggagcagcgtggtggaatatgctccataccttctcctcaacgggagaggaggccttagcccagcagtgggaaatttacaggctgattatgtttatgttatgtccattgtacaaaacactacaa
Above is a genomic segment from Vanessa tameamea isolate UH-Manoa-2023 chromosome 29, ilVanTame1 primary haplotype, whole genome shotgun sequence containing:
- the LOC113404280 gene encoding galectin-4-like isoform X2, with protein sequence MAAPPIYSPVIPCVQPIPGGMYPGRMVRFQGNVPPGGQRFAINFQCGPNTDPRDDIAMHLNFRFVEMCVVRNHLTAMNWGVEETNGGMPLVRGQPFEALVLCDTQSFKIALNGVHFCEFPHRLPFQRISHLTIDGDVMMQFIGFEGEQPPPSQMYMSEPPAYGAYGAPPAYGAPGYGAPQGFVGGAPQGYGTQYVQGDQRRGLGTGAAVGLGVGALAAGGLAGYAMAGGFSNDSPPSEVQVAEFGGDDWME
- the LOC113404280 gene encoding galectin-4-like isoform X1, with amino-acid sequence MAAPPIYSPVIPCVQPIPGGMYPGRMVRFQGNVPPGGQRFAINFQCGPNTDPRDDIAMHLNFRFVEMCVVRNHLTAMNWGVEETNGGMPLVRGQPFEALVLCDTQSFKIALNGVHFCEFPHRLPFQRISHLTIDGDVMMQFIGFEGEQPPPSQMYMSEPPAYGAYGAPPAYGAPGYGAPQGFVGGAQPQGYGTQYVQGDQRRGLGTGAAVGLGVGALAAGGLAGYAMAGGFSNDSPPSEVQVAEFGGDDWME